GCCCAGGCCGCCGCGCCGAGCCGGAGCGCCCCCGCGCCGCAGCCGGCGAGGCTGCGGGCTCCGAGCGGCCCAGGCCGCCGCGCCGAGTTGGAGCGCCCCGGCGCCGGGCCCCCGAGGCGGGCCCCCGCGCGCGCCCGCCGCCCACCCCGCTCGCCGTGTGCGCCGCCGCGCACCGCGCCGCCGGCGGCGCGCGAGCCGCGCGTACCGGCGGCGCGCGAGCCGCGCGTGCCAGCCGCGCGCCGCGCACCACGCCGCCGGCGGCGCGCGAGCCACGCGCACGCTACCGCGCACCGCGCGCGTCACCGCGCATCGCTCCGCCGGCGGCGCGCGAGCCGCGCGAGCCGCGCGTACCGCGCACCGCGCACGTCACCGCCATCCGCGTTCGGCGAGCGACACGTAGGCGCCGTCGCCGACCACGACGTGGTCCACCAGCGGGATGCCGATCAGATCGCCCGCGGCGCGCAGCCGCTCGGTGAGCGCGATGTCGTCCGCGCTCGGCGCCGGGTCGCCGGACGGGTGGTTGTGCACGACGACGGCGGTCGCGGCCGCCGCCCGAATCAGCGGGCGAAACACCTCGCGAGGGTGAACCTCCACGCCAGTGAGATGTCCGCGCGCGACCTCGACGTCGGCGACGACGCGATTGCGCGCGTCGAGCCCCAACGCGAAAAACACCTCTTGCCGCAATCCCGCGACGCGCGGCCACGCGCGCGCGAACACGTCCTCGGGCCCCGCCACCGCCGGCGCGCGACATCGCGCCTCCACCGCGCGGCGCCCCAGCGCGAACGCGGCGGCCAGCCGCGTGGCGCGGGCCGGCCCGACGCCGGTGACCGCCGCGAGTTCCAGCGGACTCGCGCGCGCCAGCTCGCGCAGGCCGCCGCAGTGGGCCAGCGCCGCGCGGGCGACCTCCGTGCCGCGCGTGCCGAGCACCACGGCGATCAGTTCGGCGTCGGCGAGACGTTCGGCGCCGTCCTCGATGAGTTGCTCGCGCAACCGCGGCACGCCTCCGGGACGGCCGTCGTGCACGGCCGCTTCGCTGGCCTGACCGCGCGGCCGCGCGCTGTCGGATGACGA
The genomic region above belongs to Deltaproteobacteria bacterium and contains:
- the radC gene encoding DNA repair protein RadC, whose protein sequence is MVRACAGRPDTRVRRIGQLGLACRLRSPAGVSSSSDSARPRGQASEAAVHDGRPGGVPRLREQLIEDGAERLADAELIAVVLGTRGTEVARAALAHCGGLRELARASPLELAAVTGVGPARATRLAAAFALGRRAVEARCRAPAVAGPEDVFARAWPRVAGLRQEVFFALGLDARNRVVADVEVARGHLTGVEVHPREVFRPLIRAAAATAVVVHNHPSGDPAPSADDIALTERLRAAGDLIGIPLVDHVVVGDGAYVSLAERGWR